The sequence CTTCTCTGCCGTCTGCCGTCGCCTCAGGAAGCACTGTCTCGCGGGTCTCGTGCCACGCGAGCGGGCATCAGGCGGGTGGATCCCCGAGACAGGCTCCTACACCGTATCGGGGAATCCGACTCAGAGATGACGCGGACCTGTCTCCGTCTGACGGCGAGCCCGATATGCCCGAGTCTTGGTGCGGTTGCCGCAGACTCTCATGGAGCACCAAGATCGTGAGCGGTTCTTGGAGGAGTCGACGAACGCCCACTGGCAGGTGCTCTCGGTGCACACCTTCAGCCTCGGCCACATCCCGTCGGCGTGCGCGCCCATCACCGCGGCCGCGATCCTGGCCAGCCCGCCGGGCACGCCGGCCGCGACCGGCTGGAGGACAGGGCCCCCGGCGGTCAGGGCGACCCGCAGGGGGAGCCCGGTGAACAGGCGGGGCAGGCCGGGCTCGCGGTCGTCGCCGTCGCGGGTGCGGCTGTCGTGGTTGGCCCGGAGCGCCGCGCGGAGGGACTCGCGGAGGTCGAGGGCCAGGGCGAGGTCGTCGTCGCCAGCGACGTCCCCGGGGCCGATCAGCTCCCGCCTGCCGAGCCACGCGGCCAGCGCGGCGGGCGTGGGGATGTCGTCGGTCCCGCCCTCGACGTCGTAGCTGTTGACGAAGTCGCACACCAGGTCGGAAGGGTTGTCCATGGTTCGATCACCTCTTCGCAACCACTGTATGCCATTAGGGGGTTGTATTCGCAGCAACACCGGCATAATGTTTTCAGTGGTGTTGATTGGAGGGGGACAATGTGGTACTGGGCCTATCTCGCCTTCCGGGAGAATCGCAGGTACGAGCCCGGCCGGAGGGGGAACCATGATCATGAGAGTGTGGCGCGGCTGGACGAGGGCGGAGGACGCCGCCGCGTATGAGAGCTATCTGCTCGACACCGGATACGTCGGCTACACCTCGACCGACGGCAACCGGGGCGTGTGCTTCACCCGCCGGGACGAGGGCGGCAGGAGCGAGTTCCTGCTGACCTCGCTGTGGGAGTCGTGGGAGGCGATCACCGCGTTCGCGGGGGAGGACCCCTCGCGGGCCGTCTTCTACGACGAGGACGACCGCTTCCTGGTCGAGCGCGACCTCACGGTGAACCACTACGAGGTCTTCGCCGCGACCTGACCCGTCAGGTGGCGTCCAGCGCCGTCGCCAGCCGCCGGACGCCCTCTGCCAGCTCCGGCAGGCGCAGGGCCGCCGAGTGGGTCAGCCGGATCCGGGGGCCCGGCGGCTCGGCCGGGTAGTAGATGCGTCCCTGGCTCACCATGACGCCCGCCCGCCGGGCCGCCTCCACCACGGTGTCCTCGTCGCGGTCGGGCGGGAGCCGTACCCACAGGTGCAGGCCGCCCCGGGGGAGGAGGTGGATCCCGGCGGCGGGCATCCGGGCGGTCAGCGCGGCGGCGAGCGCGTTCCGGCGGGTCGTCAGCTCGGTGCCCAGCCCGGCCAGGTGGCGCGACCAGGCGGGCGAGCCGACGAACTCCAGCGCCGTCTCCTGCAGCGGCCTGGCGACGAAGAACGACTCCACGACCTGGCTGGCTCTGAGCCGCCGCGCGGCCGGGCCGCGGGCGACGACTCCGGCGACCCGCATGCTGGGCGACAGGACCTTGGTGAGGGAGTTGACGTGCACGACCGTGCCGTGGGCGTCCAGTGAGATCATCGACGGCGGGACCGGCTCCGTCGCGAAATACCTGGCGTAGTCGTCCTCGATGACGAACGCCCCGGCCGCCCGGGCGATCGCGAGCACCTGCCTGCGCCGTTCGAGGGTCAGGGTCGCGCCGGTGGGGTTGTGCAGGGTCGGCTGGCAGAAGAAGACCCGCGCGCCCGTGACGGCGAAGGCCTCCGCGAGGAGCTCGGGCCGCACCCCGTCGCGGTCCATGGGCACGGCCGTCGGGCGGAGCCCGGCGGCCCGCGCGGCGGCGAGCGCACCCGGATAGGTCGGCGTCTCGACGAGGATCGGGGTGCCCGGGGCGGTGAGGGCGCGGAAGGCGTGGGTGAGGGCGGACTGCCCGCCGCTGACCACGAGGGCGTCCGAGGAGGTGACGTCGCCCCCCGCCTCCTGGGCGAACCAGCCGCGCAGCTCGGGGATGCCGCTCAGTGGCGGCAGCGCCCAGACGTCCGGGCGGCGGAGCGCGCGGATGGCGGCGGCGGACAGGGCCTTGGCGGGACGCAGGGTCGGGTTGAGGTAGCCGCCGGTGAGCGGGATGACGTCGTCCGGCGGGGGAGCGAGCAGGCCGCTCACCTCCGTGTCGTCCACCACCCGGTCGCCGAGCGCCACCGTCTGCCAGGACAGGTCCGCCGTGCCGCCGGCTCGGGTGACCGCGGGGGCCACGTAGGTCCCGCTGCCCGGCCTGGTGATCACTCGACCTTCCGCGGCAAGCCGGGCAAGTGCCCTCGACACGGTCACCGGGCTCACACCGTGGAGCCGCATCAGCTCCCGGCTTGATGGCAGCCTGTCCCCGGGGCGCAGCCGCGCCGTCTCCTCACGGATCATGGCAGCCAGACGGACGATACTGCTATCGTCATTCATGAATGGTAAGGATAGCGCTATCCTCTCAGGTCGAGTAGCGGTCGGCGCCACCCCGGCGCCCGCCGGGCGCACGGCGTCCTCCGGTACGGCGTGGCGGGGGACCCTGCTGGCCGGTCTCGGGGTGCTGTCGTTCTCCGGGTCGTTCCCGGCGACGGTCTTCGCGATGGAGGGGTTCGACCCCTATCTCGTGGCGATCGGGCGGGCCGTGATCGCGGCGGTCCCGGCGCTGGTCTTCCTGGTGGCGGCCAGAGGGCCGTTGCTGCCGCCCAGATCCCACCTCCGGTCCTATCTCGTCATCGTGGCCGGGGTGGTCTTCGGCTTCCCCGTCTTCAGCGGGCTGGCGCTCGACGCCGGGGCCAGCACCTCCCACGCCGCGGTGGTCATCGGGCTCCTCCCCGCCGCCACCGCCGCCTGTGCCGTCCTGCGCGGAGGGGAGCGGCCGAAACCGGCGTTCTGGGCGGCCTGTGCCCTCGGAGCCGTCTCGATCACGGCCTTCACCCTCAGCCGGGGCGGCGGCCACGCCACCGGAGCCGACCTGCTCCTCGTGGGGGCGCTGCTGTCGGCCGCGGTCGGCTACACCGAGGGCGGCCGGCTGGCCCGCGAGACGCCCGGCTGGAGGGTGATCTCCCACGCCCTGGTCATCGCCGCCCCGCTCACGGTCCCCGTGACGGTCGCCCTGGCGCTGACCACGGACGTGCGGCCCACCGCGACGTCGCTGGCCGGGTTCGCCTACGCGGGCCTGATCTCGATGTTCCTCGGCTTCATCCCCTGGTACGCGGGCCTGGCGGCGGGCGGGATCGCGCGCGCCGGGCAGACCCAGCTCGCCCAGCCGCTGCTGACGCTGCTCTGGGCCTGGCTCCTCCTCGACGAGCGGTTCGGCCCGCTGACCGTCGCGGCGGCGCTCGCCGTACTCGTGTGTGTCGCCATGAGCCAGCGGGCACGCTCTTGAAAGATGTGACATCCGAGCGCAGGATGTGAGCTGTATCTGTCACAAAAGGGGTGGGATCATGGCGGACCTGTCGATTCCCGAAGGCGGCTTCTGGCCCGCTCCGGAGATCCCTCAGCCGAACATCTATCCGATGGAGTGGCGGGTCGAGACCGGCAAGCTGGCGGCCATCTACGAGAAGTCCAAGCGCACGGTCTGGAACCCGGCCGACCTGCCCTGGGACGGCCTCGACCCCGGCGACTTCACCGCCGAGCAGCGGCTCGGGATCATGTACTGGTTCTCCGTACTGGCCAACTTCGACGCCTCGGGCCCGGCCGTCTTCGCCCGCGCCACCATCCAGGCGTTCGAGAAGCACGAGGAGGACCCGGTCCGCAAGTGCTTCTTCTCGATCACGCGTGACGAGATGAACCACGAGGAGTGCTGCCAGCGGACCATCGCCCGTCTCTGGCCGGGCGGGCCGCTCGACTGGACCCCCTCCACCGATCTGGAGAGGGCCGCCCACAACAACATCGGCTGGCTCTACCACAACGGCGGCCGCTACTGGACGGGCTACAGCGGCGCCGTCGGCAAATACAGCCTGCCGGTGCTGTTCACCAGCTTCATGATGGGCGAGATGGCCGCCTCCACCCTGTTCCGCGGCATGGCCACCGGCACCGATCACCCGGTGTTCAGCGAGATGTTCCACCGCATCGGCCGCGACGAGTCGCGCCATCTCCAGATCTGCATGACCATCCTGGAGAACGAGTGGCCCGGTCTCACCGACGACACCCGCTCGCTGATCACCCGCCAGCTCCGCGCCGGGTTCGTCTTCCTCTCGATGATCCTCTGGGAGCCGCCGGGCGGCTTCTGGGAGCTGCCCCCGTACTTCCTGCACAACCACCGCGTCCTGATGGACCACGCCCGCGACGCCGGGCTCGGCGTGCTCTCCTACGAGGAGCAGGCGGAGAACTGGCGGGTCGCCATGGCCCGGATCCGCGCCATCGTTGAGCGCTGGGGGATCGAGTTCCCGGCCATCCCCGAACTCGACATCGAAGGCGTCGAGGTCGACTTCCTCGACCCCGAGGACATCATCCCGGTGTTCTAGACGAGCAGGCCCGGCGTCTGAGGGCCGGTGAGCGGCCACGATCCGGCAGCCGTCCGCCTTACCTTGTCGCCCGAGCTCAGGGCCAGATCGTGTCGGCGTCCCACTTGACGATCTTTTTGAGCCGGTCGGTGGGGGGCAGTCCTGTCGCATCGGTCAGAACGGCATGCATGAAATTAGCTCCATTCAACTTGGCGCCGGTGAAGTCGGCATCCGTCAAGTCCGCAGCGGTCAGATTGGCGCCGGTCAAGTCGGCCTCGTCGAGAAAG comes from Streptosporangium roseum DSM 43021 and encodes:
- a CDS encoding CGNR zinc finger domain-containing protein, with product MDNPSDLVCDFVNSYDVEGGTDDIPTPAALAAWLGRRELIGPGDVAGDDDLALALDLRESLRAALRANHDSRTRDGDDREPGLPRLFTGLPLRVALTAGGPVLQPVAAGVPGGLARIAAAVMGAHADGMWPRLKVCTESTCQWAFVDSSKNRSRSWCSMRVCGNRTKTRAYRARRQTETGPRHL
- a CDS encoding DMT family transporter, giving the protein MNGKDSAILSGRVAVGATPAPAGRTASSGTAWRGTLLAGLGVLSFSGSFPATVFAMEGFDPYLVAIGRAVIAAVPALVFLVAARGPLLPPRSHLRSYLVIVAGVVFGFPVFSGLALDAGASTSHAAVVIGLLPAATAACAVLRGGERPKPAFWAACALGAVSITAFTLSRGGGHATGADLLLVGALLSAAVGYTEGGRLARETPGWRVISHALVIAAPLTVPVTVALALTTDVRPTATSLAGFAYAGLISMFLGFIPWYAGLAAGGIARAGQTQLAQPLLTLLWAWLLLDERFGPLTVAAALAVLVCVAMSQRARS
- a CDS encoding PLP-dependent aminotransferase family protein codes for the protein MNDDSSIVRLAAMIREETARLRPGDRLPSSRELMRLHGVSPVTVSRALARLAAEGRVITRPGSGTYVAPAVTRAGGTADLSWQTVALGDRVVDDTEVSGLLAPPPDDVIPLTGGYLNPTLRPAKALSAAAIRALRRPDVWALPPLSGIPELRGWFAQEAGGDVTSSDALVVSGGQSALTHAFRALTAPGTPILVETPTYPGALAAARAAGLRPTAVPMDRDGVRPELLAEAFAVTGARVFFCQPTLHNPTGATLTLERRRQVLAIARAAGAFVIEDDYARYFATEPVPPSMISLDAHGTVVHVNSLTKVLSPSMRVAGVVARGPAARRLRASQVVESFFVARPLQETALEFVGSPAWSRHLAGLGTELTTRRNALAAALTARMPAAGIHLLPRGGLHLWVRLPPDRDEDTVVEAARRAGVMVSQGRIYYPAEPPGPRIRLTHSAALRLPELAEGVRRLATALDAT